A stretch of Cupriavidus necator DNA encodes these proteins:
- a CDS encoding phosphotransferase enzyme family protein gives MTEAAPSNDVALVRQAIVAAYGIDVVDVREVVRGVNRTFYLSESGDRTYYLRLYRIHGRGDVEIDAELRLLERIEQDEVLAISVARPTLEGARSFRVALSDGAMRRAALFSGAAGRPLGMTGDDLGVAAQALKRLHGQPPLKECAPRRQIADLCEADRTLTRLAERFTFAGHAVAAARKRCERLVAAGWPPAEMPIGFCHGDYRVANMRIDGPRITLFDFDDCGCGPQWFDLATIGWWLEIDGRYDAAFLWRAFVSAYMPALHGSPAFRHAISLLILLNEINSIRFLLDYCALDDDLWRDVCKRLDDMSYRVVSGQLAINRWPA, from the coding sequence ATGACTGAAGCCGCTCCCTCCAACGACGTCGCGCTCGTGCGACAGGCCATCGTAGCCGCCTATGGCATAGACGTGGTCGATGTCCGTGAAGTCGTACGCGGAGTGAACCGAACTTTCTACCTAAGCGAGTCTGGGGATCGGACGTACTATCTGCGCCTGTACAGAATCCATGGACGGGGCGACGTAGAGATTGACGCCGAGTTGCGTCTGCTTGAGCGGATCGAGCAGGATGAGGTGCTGGCCATATCGGTCGCACGCCCAACGCTAGAAGGAGCACGCAGCTTTCGCGTTGCCTTGTCGGATGGTGCGATGCGTCGGGCAGCGTTGTTCAGCGGGGCTGCGGGCCGCCCCTTGGGAATGACGGGGGATGATCTTGGCGTGGCAGCGCAAGCGCTGAAACGCCTTCATGGCCAGCCGCCGTTAAAGGAGTGCGCACCACGCAGGCAGATCGCCGATCTTTGTGAAGCCGATCGGACGCTGACCCGTCTGGCAGAAAGATTCACCTTCGCTGGCCATGCTGTCGCCGCGGCTCGGAAACGTTGTGAGCGCCTGGTGGCCGCGGGCTGGCCGCCTGCTGAGATGCCGATCGGCTTTTGCCATGGCGACTATCGTGTGGCAAACATGCGGATCGATGGCCCCCGGATCACGTTGTTCGACTTCGACGATTGCGGATGCGGGCCGCAATGGTTCGATCTGGCCACCATTGGATGGTGGCTTGAGATTGACGGCAGATACGATGCGGCCTTTTTGTGGCGCGCGTTCGTCAGTGCCTACATGCCGGCATTGCATGGATCTCCGGCCTTCCGCCATGCAATCTCGCTTCTGATCCTACTTAACGAGATTAACTCGATTCGCTTCTTGCTCGATTACTGTGCACTGGACGACGATCTGTGGCGCGACGTGTGCAAGCGCCTGGATGATATGAGCTACCGGGTGGTATCGGGGCAGCTCGCGATTAACCGTTGGCCTGCGTGA